A single window of Pyxicephalus adspersus chromosome 10, UCB_Pads_2.0, whole genome shotgun sequence DNA harbors:
- the ALDOB gene encoding fructose-bisphosphate aldolase B → MSYKFPALTSEQKKELAEIAQRIVKDGRGILAADESVGTMGSRLKRINVENTEENRRLFRNLLFTSDPKLNESIGGVILFHETLYQKSNSGVPFTKILKDQGIVVGIKVDKGTAALAGTDGETTTQGLDGLSDRCAQYKKDGADFAKWRCVLKISDNAPSSLAIYENANVLARYASICQQNGLVPIVEPEILSDGSHDLQRCQYETEKVLSAVYHALVQHHVYLEGTLLKPNMVTGGQSSSQKFTPEQVAMATVTALRRTVPSAVPGICFLSGGQSEEEASLNLNAMNRCNLPRPWRLSFSYGRALQASALSAWVGKAENEKAAQEAFIRRAKINGLSSLGKYVPSGSSDSASSESLFQPSYTY, encoded by the exons ATGTCTTACAAGTTCCCAGCACTCACCTCCGAACAGAAGAAAGAACTCGCTGAAATCGCTCAGCGTATTGTTAAAGATGGCAGGGGAATTCTGGCGGCAGATGAATCTGTGG GGACCATGGGGAGTCGCCTGAAGCGTATTAATGTGGAGAACACAGAGGAGAACCGCCGTCTTTTCCGAAACCTTCTATTCACTTCTGACCCTAAACTTAATGAAAGCATCGGAGGGGTCATCCTTTTCCATGAGACTCTTTACCAGAAGTCCAATAGTGGAGTCCCCTTCACTAAAATACTGAAGGATCAGGGCATTGTTGTAGGAATCAAG GTTGACAAAGGCACTGCTGCTCTGGCAGGAACTGATGGAGAAACCACCACACAAG GTCTGGATGGACTGTCCGACCGCTGCGCACAGTACAAAAAGGATGGTGCTGACTTTGCCAAGTGGCGCTGTGTACTGAAGATCTCAGACAACGCACCCTCAAGCCTTGCAATCTACGAAAATGCCAATGTGTTGGCACGGTATGCCAGCATTTGCCAACAG AATGGTCTTGTGCCAATCGTGGAACCTGAAATTCTGTCAGATGGATCCCATGACCTCCAAAGATGCCAGTATGAAACTGAAAAG GTTCTCTCTGCAGTATACCATGCCCTTGTCCAGCATCATGTGTATCTTGAAGGCACCCTCTTAAAGCCAAACATGGTGACAGGAGGGCAGTCAAGCTCTCAAAAATTTACACCTGAGCAGGTCGCCATGGCAACTGTTACTGCACTGAGACGAACAGTCCCTTCTGCTGTTCCTG GTATCTGCTTCCTGTCTGGAGGTCAGAGTGAAGAAGAGGCTTCGCTTAATCTTAACGCCATGAATCGCTGCAATCTCCCTCGCCCCTGGCGTCTGTCCTTTTCCTATGGCCGTGCCCTGCAGGCCTCAGCACTCTCTGCCTGGGTTGGGAAAGCAGAGaatgaaaaagcagcacaagaagcttTCATTAGGAGGGCAAAG ATTAACGGTTTGTCATCACTCGGGAAGTATGTACCCTCTGGATCTTCAGACTCTGCCTCCTCAGAGTCCCTCTTTCAGCCCAGCTACACCTACTAA